A DNA window from Corallococcus soli contains the following coding sequences:
- a CDS encoding cupin domain-containing protein — protein MEHLDDILPEWLLGTLEPARREAASRHLDGCARCRADLSRLAPAVDALGTLVVPVSPPAEALPRLMRHMEGPGRFARWGAKVAAFLDVTQERALALLESTADPNNWMPGPVEGVELMPVETGPAREGMMAAIVRLMPGVRYPRHTHVGREWNLVLEGGFREDNGHEVWPGEELEKTDGSMHDFTALQGPACIAVTVLDGVTSFDDL, from the coding sequence ATGGAACACCTCGACGACATCCTCCCCGAGTGGCTGCTCGGGACCCTGGAACCGGCCCGGCGGGAGGCCGCGTCCCGTCACCTGGACGGGTGTGCCCGGTGTCGGGCGGACCTCTCCCGGCTGGCGCCGGCCGTGGATGCCCTCGGGACGCTGGTGGTCCCGGTGTCGCCTCCGGCGGAGGCGCTGCCCCGCCTGATGCGGCACATGGAGGGCCCCGGGCGCTTCGCCCGGTGGGGCGCGAAGGTGGCCGCGTTCCTGGACGTGACCCAGGAGCGGGCGCTCGCCCTGCTGGAGTCCACGGCGGATCCGAACAACTGGATGCCGGGCCCGGTGGAGGGCGTGGAGCTGATGCCGGTGGAGACGGGCCCCGCGCGCGAGGGGATGATGGCGGCCATCGTGCGGCTGATGCCCGGCGTGCGCTACCCGCGCCACACCCACGTGGGCCGCGAGTGGAACCTGGTGCTGGAGGGCGGCTTCCGCGAGGACAACGGCCATGAGGTGTGGCCGGGCGAGGAGCTGGAGAAGACGGACGGCTCCATGCACGACTTCACGGCCCTGCAGGGGCCCGCGTGCATCGCCGTCACGGTGCTGGACGGCGTGACGTCCTTCGACGACCTGTAG
- a CDS encoding 2,3,4,5-tetrahydropyridine-2,6-dicarboxylate N-succinyltransferase, whose amino-acid sequence MATSIEELSQRVSAAFADRSKLKDADTVAAVRETLARLDAGELRVAQKEPDGWRVNAWVKEAILLFFAVSEMQVMEVGPFEFYDKVPLKKGLEAAGVRVVPPGTVRYGAFVERGAVVMPGYVNIGARVGAGTMVDTWATVGSCAQVGRHVHLSGGVGLGGVLEPPSASPVIIEDGAFLGSRSIVVEGVVVEEEAVLGANVVLTASTQIIDVTGPEERVYKGRVPARSVVIPGMREKEFPAGKYMVPCALIIGQRKASTDQKTSLNAALREFAVPV is encoded by the coding sequence ATGGCCACCTCCATCGAAGAGCTCTCCCAGAGGGTGTCCGCGGCCTTCGCGGACCGCTCGAAGCTGAAGGACGCGGACACCGTGGCGGCGGTGCGCGAAACGCTGGCGCGGCTGGACGCCGGCGAATTGCGCGTCGCCCAGAAGGAGCCGGACGGCTGGCGGGTGAACGCCTGGGTGAAGGAGGCCATCCTCCTGTTCTTCGCGGTGTCGGAGATGCAGGTGATGGAGGTGGGCCCCTTCGAGTTCTACGACAAGGTGCCCCTGAAGAAGGGCCTGGAGGCCGCGGGCGTGCGCGTGGTGCCGCCGGGCACCGTGCGCTACGGCGCCTTCGTGGAGAGGGGCGCGGTGGTGATGCCCGGCTACGTGAACATCGGTGCCCGGGTCGGCGCGGGCACCATGGTGGACACCTGGGCCACGGTGGGCTCCTGCGCGCAGGTGGGCCGCCATGTCCACCTGTCGGGTGGGGTGGGGTTGGGGGGCGTGCTCGAGCCGCCCTCCGCGTCGCCCGTCATCATCGAGGACGGGGCCTTCCTGGGCAGCCGCTCCATCGTGGTGGAGGGGGTGGTGGTGGAGGAGGAGGCGGTGCTGGGCGCCAACGTCGTGCTGACCGCGTCCACGCAGATCATCGACGTCACCGGCCCGGAGGAGCGCGTCTACAAGGGGCGCGTGCCGGCCCGGAGCGTGGTGATTCCCGGAATGCGGGAGAAGGAGTTTCCCGCCGGGAAGTACATGGTCCCGTGCGCGCTCATCATCGGGCAGCGCAAGGCGTCCACCGACCAGAAGACGAGCCTGAACGCGGCGCTGCGGGAGTTCGCGGTTCCGGTGTGA
- a CDS encoding SelT/SelW/SelH family protein, which translates to MSQTTVTITYCSAUGYAPRAARAAAALKDELELESELKKGPSGSFEIAVNGRVVIRKTGLAFPTEQEVVDAVARAVGP; encoded by the coding sequence GTGTCCCAGACGACGGTGACCATCACCTACTGCAGCGCTTGAGGCTATGCCCCCAGGGCTGCCCGTGCGGCGGCCGCGCTGAAGGATGAGCTGGAGTTGGAGTCGGAGCTGAAGAAGGGCCCGTCGGGCAGCTTTGAGATCGCCGTGAACGGACGGGTCGTCATCCGCAAGACGGGGCTTGCCTTCCCCACCGAGCAGGAGGTGGTGGACGCCGTGGCCAGGGCCGTGGGGCCCTAG
- a CDS encoding pyridoxal phosphate-dependent decarboxylase family protein: MTTPLEAAYAPDAFRTTAHALMDQLADYLKAALKGGDMPVLPWAPPSVNQERFATPFPEEPSAEPAGAFAHLMARVLEGSHHLHHPRYVGHQVTAPLPLAALCDGVSSLLNNGMAVYEMGPIATAMEHHVLAWMASRLGLPDTTRGVLTSGGSAGNLTALLAARQAKAGFDAWNGGAHAGPPLTVLVPRSAHYCLARAVRIMGWGEGGLTPVDVDASFRVRPDALEGALQGALRQGRKPIAVVASAGSTATGAFDPLEPVADFAREHDLWFHVDGAHGAAASLSAKYRARVKGIERADSVVWDAHKGLLMPALVTAVLFRDGARSFDAFSQEAHYLFHVDDARPFSDVGLRTLECTKEMMALKLYTCLSVLGTRLFEEAVTASYDQAQAFAGMLTAAPDFQLALPPDCNIVCFRHTPAHVPPEDWDALQVRLREALVTSGKFYLVQTRLPDGVYLRTTLIHPLTRDADLEALLETLRGAAKP; encoded by the coding sequence ATGACGACCCCGCTGGAAGCCGCCTACGCCCCGGATGCCTTCCGGACCACCGCCCACGCCCTGATGGACCAGCTCGCGGACTACCTGAAGGCCGCGCTGAAGGGGGGCGACATGCCGGTGCTGCCCTGGGCGCCGCCCTCGGTGAACCAGGAGCGCTTCGCCACGCCCTTCCCGGAGGAGCCCTCCGCGGAGCCAGCCGGCGCCTTCGCGCACCTGATGGCGCGCGTGCTGGAGGGCTCCCACCACCTGCACCACCCGCGCTACGTGGGCCACCAGGTGACGGCGCCGCTGCCCCTGGCGGCCCTGTGCGACGGCGTGTCGTCGCTGCTCAACAACGGCATGGCCGTGTACGAGATGGGCCCCATCGCCACCGCGATGGAGCACCACGTCCTCGCGTGGATGGCGTCCCGGCTGGGCCTGCCCGACACCACGCGCGGCGTGCTCACCTCCGGCGGCAGCGCGGGCAACCTCACCGCGCTGCTCGCGGCGCGGCAGGCGAAGGCCGGCTTCGATGCGTGGAACGGCGGCGCGCACGCGGGCCCGCCCCTGACGGTGCTGGTCCCCCGCTCCGCGCACTACTGCCTGGCCCGCGCGGTGCGCATCATGGGCTGGGGCGAGGGCGGCCTCACCCCGGTGGACGTGGACGCCTCCTTCCGCGTGCGGCCGGACGCGCTGGAGGGCGCGCTCCAGGGGGCGCTGCGCCAGGGACGCAAGCCCATCGCGGTGGTGGCCAGCGCGGGCTCCACCGCCACCGGCGCCTTCGACCCGCTGGAGCCCGTGGCGGACTTCGCCCGGGAGCACGACCTGTGGTTCCACGTGGACGGCGCGCACGGGGCCGCCGCCAGCCTGAGCGCGAAGTACCGCGCGCGGGTGAAGGGCATTGAACGGGCGGACTCCGTGGTGTGGGACGCGCACAAGGGCCTGCTGATGCCGGCGCTGGTGACGGCCGTGCTCTTCCGCGACGGGGCGCGCTCCTTCGACGCCTTCTCCCAGGAGGCCCACTACCTCTTCCACGTCGACGACGCGCGCCCCTTCAGCGACGTGGGCCTGCGCACCCTGGAGTGCACCAAGGAGATGATGGCCCTCAAGCTGTACACCTGCCTGTCCGTGCTGGGCACGCGCCTCTTCGAGGAGGCCGTCACCGCGTCCTACGACCAGGCCCAGGCATTCGCGGGGATGCTGACGGCCGCCCCCGACTTCCAGTTGGCGCTGCCGCCCGACTGCAACATCGTCTGCTTCCGCCACACGCCCGCGCACGTCCCCCCGGAGGACTGGGACGCGCTCCAGGTCCGCCTGCGGGAGGCGCTCGTCACCTCGGGAAAATTCTACCTGGTGCAGACGCGGCTACCGGACGGGGTGTACCTGCGCACCACCCTCATCCACCCGCTCACCCGGGACGCGGACCTGGAGGCCCTCCTGGAGACCCTCCGGGGGGCGGCGAAACCCTGA
- a CDS encoding glycosyltransferase family 2 protein — protein MLVSLVIPVYNEIPTLAEILRRCIAVDFPKELVLVDDCSKDGSREFLRQLSEQGLSLLGGTPQNRNEVRVLFQDTNQGKGAALRRGFAEATGDIILVQDADLEYDPQDIPRVIQPILDGDADVVFGSRFIGSPRRVLYYWHTVLNNLLTTLSNMTSGLNLTDMETCYKAFRAEVLRSVHVEEDRFGFEPEITAKVARGNWRVFEVPISYHGRTYEEGKKIGWKDGVRALYAIAKYSVKR, from the coding sequence ATGCTCGTCTCGCTCGTCATCCCCGTCTACAACGAGATTCCCACCCTGGCGGAAATCCTCCGCCGTTGCATCGCCGTGGACTTCCCGAAGGAGCTCGTCCTGGTGGACGACTGCTCCAAGGACGGCAGCCGTGAGTTCCTGCGGCAGCTGTCCGAACAGGGCCTGTCGCTCTTGGGGGGAACGCCGCAGAACCGCAACGAAGTGCGCGTGCTCTTCCAGGACACCAACCAGGGCAAGGGGGCCGCGCTGCGCCGGGGCTTCGCCGAGGCCACCGGGGACATCATCCTCGTGCAGGACGCGGACCTGGAATACGACCCCCAGGACATCCCGCGCGTCATCCAGCCCATCCTGGACGGGGACGCGGACGTCGTCTTTGGCAGCCGCTTCATCGGTTCGCCGCGCCGGGTGCTCTATTACTGGCACACGGTGCTGAACAACCTGCTGACCACGCTCTCCAACATGACGAGCGGGCTCAACCTCACCGACATGGAAACCTGCTACAAGGCATTCCGTGCGGAGGTGTTGCGGTCCGTGCACGTGGAGGAGGACCGCTTCGGCTTCGAGCCCGAAATCACCGCCAAGGTGGCGCGCGGAAACTGGCGCGTGTTCGAGGTGCCCATCAGCTACCACGGGCGCACCTACGAGGAGGGCAAGAAGATTGGATGGAAGGACGGCGTGCGCGCCCTCTACGCCATCGCGAAGTACTCCGTGAAGCGCTGA
- a CDS encoding rod shape-determining protein — MFDWLHTLFSRDLAIDLGTANTLIYIRGQGIVSNEPSVVAVQQDSRGGKKVLAVGKEAKEMLGRTPGNIVAIRPMKDGVIADFEITAAMLRYFIQSAHNRKTLVNPRIIIGIPSGITEVERRAVREAAANAGAREVYLIEQPMAAAIGAGLPVTEPSGNMIVDIGGGTSDVAVISLAGIVFAKSVRIGGDKLDEAIIQYVKRKYNLLIGERTAELIKMGIGTAYPTDEVMTMEIKGRDLVAGVPRTLTVSSDEVRDALAEPVNGIVEAVKLTLERTPPELAGDIADRGIVLAGGGALLKNLDTLLREETGLPVFLAEDPLSAVVIGAGKALESLDILRQVCQPG, encoded by the coding sequence ATGTTCGACTGGCTCCACACCCTGTTTTCGCGCGACCTCGCCATCGACCTGGGTACGGCGAACACGCTCATCTACATCCGCGGTCAGGGCATCGTGTCCAACGAGCCCTCGGTCGTGGCGGTGCAGCAGGATTCGCGCGGGGGCAAGAAGGTCCTCGCGGTGGGCAAGGAGGCCAAGGAGATGCTCGGCAGGACGCCGGGCAACATCGTGGCCATCCGGCCCATGAAGGACGGCGTCATCGCCGACTTCGAAATCACCGCCGCGATGCTGCGCTACTTCATCCAGAGCGCGCACAACCGCAAGACGCTGGTGAACCCGCGCATCATCATCGGCATCCCGTCCGGCATCACGGAGGTGGAGCGCCGCGCGGTGCGTGAGGCCGCCGCCAACGCGGGCGCCCGGGAGGTCTACCTCATCGAGCAGCCCATGGCCGCGGCGATTGGCGCGGGCCTGCCGGTGACGGAGCCCAGCGGCAACATGATTGTCGACATCGGCGGTGGCACGTCCGACGTCGCGGTCATCAGCCTCGCGGGCATCGTGTTCGCCAAGTCGGTGCGCATCGGCGGCGACAAGCTGGACGAGGCGATCATCCAGTACGTCAAGCGCAAGTACAACCTGCTCATCGGTGAGCGCACGGCGGAGCTCATCAAGATGGGCATCGGCACGGCGTACCCGACGGACGAGGTCATGACCATGGAGATCAAGGGTCGCGACCTGGTGGCCGGCGTGCCGCGCACGCTCACGGTGTCCAGCGACGAGGTGCGCGACGCGCTCGCGGAGCCCGTCAACGGCATCGTCGAAGCGGTGAAGCTGACGCTGGAGCGCACGCCGCCGGAGCTGGCCGGTGACATCGCCGACAGGGGCATCGTGCTGGCCGGTGGCGGCGCGCTGCTCAAGAACCTGGACACCCTGCTGCGCGAAGAGACGGGCCTGCCGGTGTTCCTGGCCGAGGACCCCCTCTCCGCGGTGGTGATTGGCGCGGGCAAGGCGCTGGAGTCGCTCGACATCCTCCGCCAGGTCTGCCAGCCGGGCTGA
- a CDS encoding c-type cytochrome, whose translation MTLRMKLLVVPCAALSFAGGVALATSPTKPAPTTEPLPKHAVPVSKDGNLVLGLCDGETTLEVEGVKEGQKLTREQALRASAKLMSDWRQKNPDANWDDVPAPVLAQATPPNAKKSPSPAPQPHPGSRPAGNDVRQGGVGAQTGASAVPQQQKANVQTGHTYGAYSERDEQIWAESTQAFVKEGHRVFHDAEAVGGTVGVSCDMCHPDAANTHPETYPKYQVQLGRVALLRDMINWCIENPSRGKPLADGDPRMRAMEAYIYAQRKGTKLEYGKH comes from the coding sequence ATGACCTTGCGAATGAAGCTGCTCGTGGTCCCGTGCGCGGCCCTGTCCTTCGCTGGCGGCGTGGCGCTGGCCACGTCCCCCACGAAGCCCGCGCCGACGACGGAGCCCCTGCCGAAGCACGCCGTGCCCGTGTCGAAGGACGGCAACCTGGTGCTGGGCCTCTGCGACGGTGAGACGACGCTGGAGGTGGAGGGCGTGAAGGAGGGCCAGAAGCTCACGCGCGAGCAGGCCCTCCGCGCCTCCGCGAAGCTGATGAGCGATTGGCGCCAGAAGAACCCGGACGCGAACTGGGACGACGTGCCGGCTCCGGTGCTGGCGCAGGCCACGCCCCCCAACGCGAAGAAGTCCCCTTCGCCCGCGCCCCAGCCCCACCCGGGCTCACGGCCCGCCGGCAACGACGTGCGCCAGGGCGGCGTGGGCGCCCAGACGGGCGCGAGCGCGGTGCCCCAGCAGCAGAAGGCGAACGTGCAGACGGGCCACACCTATGGGGCGTACTCCGAGCGCGACGAGCAGATATGGGCGGAGTCCACGCAGGCCTTCGTGAAGGAGGGCCACCGCGTGTTCCACGACGCGGAGGCCGTGGGCGGCACGGTGGGCGTGTCGTGTGACATGTGCCATCCGGACGCGGCCAACACCCACCCGGAGACCTATCCCAAGTACCAGGTGCAACTGGGCCGCGTGGCGCTGCTGCGCGACATGATCAACTGGTGCATCGAGAACCCGTCGCGCGGCAAGCCGCTGGCGGACGGGGACCCGAGGATGCGCGCGATGGAGGCTTACATCTACGCGCAGCGCAAGGGCACGAAGCTGGAGTACGGCAAGCACTGA
- a CDS encoding metallophosphoesterase family protein, with amino-acid sequence MANKFRSIETKHYAEREAFFEGLKKLDRRAFLRVAGISAGIVAGMGKLTPQSFQLVNVAEAQGEKPKFSFAYISDTHLYENKLNDRFVRAILKAVDDVNALDPQPDFVLFGGDLAQLGQAGELKLGAQILKSVKAPIKMMVGEHDWFLDMGELWRDLFGSPNYSFDHKGVHFVVLNSILEKDFWTERKLTPMERMKIVAGLDNGIQSRFEVGAEQRQWLQRDLAKVAKTTPVIVFSHSPLYKYYKPWNFWTDDADEVQAILKPYDKVTVIHGHTHQLLSNRIGNIQFHGMLSTAWPWPYAPEGLPALTVPMNRADPFSQFDGCGDGRMDVLESGLVDKVYNLWQRDPITVRSGYLASNGKQLAPPKPKLPTY; translated from the coding sequence ATGGCCAACAAGTTCCGGAGCATCGAAACCAAGCACTACGCCGAACGCGAGGCCTTCTTCGAGGGCCTGAAGAAGCTGGACCGCCGCGCCTTCCTCCGCGTCGCGGGCATCTCCGCCGGCATCGTGGCGGGCATGGGCAAGCTCACGCCCCAGAGCTTCCAGCTGGTCAACGTGGCGGAGGCCCAGGGAGAGAAGCCGAAGTTCTCCTTCGCGTACATCTCCGACACGCACCTGTACGAGAACAAGCTCAACGACCGCTTCGTGCGCGCCATCCTCAAGGCCGTGGACGACGTCAACGCGCTGGACCCGCAGCCGGACTTCGTGCTGTTCGGCGGGGACCTGGCGCAGCTGGGACAGGCGGGCGAGCTGAAGCTGGGCGCCCAAATCCTCAAGAGCGTGAAGGCCCCCATCAAGATGATGGTGGGCGAGCACGACTGGTTCCTGGACATGGGCGAGCTGTGGCGCGACCTGTTCGGTTCGCCCAACTACTCCTTCGACCACAAGGGCGTGCACTTCGTGGTGCTCAACTCCATCCTTGAGAAGGATTTCTGGACGGAGCGGAAGCTCACCCCCATGGAGCGGATGAAGATCGTCGCCGGCCTGGACAATGGCATCCAGTCCCGCTTCGAGGTCGGCGCCGAGCAGCGCCAGTGGCTCCAGAGGGACCTGGCCAAGGTGGCGAAGACGACGCCCGTCATCGTCTTCAGCCACTCGCCGCTCTACAAGTACTACAAGCCCTGGAACTTCTGGACCGACGACGCGGACGAGGTGCAGGCCATCCTCAAGCCGTACGACAAGGTCACCGTCATCCACGGTCACACGCACCAGCTGCTCAGCAACCGCATCGGCAACATCCAGTTCCACGGGATGTTGTCCACCGCGTGGCCGTGGCCTTACGCCCCGGAGGGTCTGCCCGCGCTCACGGTGCCCATGAACCGCGCGGATCCGTTCAGCCAGTTCGACGGCTGCGGGGACGGGCGCATGGACGTGCTGGAGTCGGGGCTCGTGGACAAGGTCTACAACCTCTGGCAGCGCGACCCCATCACCGTGCGCTCCGGCTACCTGGCCTCCAATGGCAAGCAGCTGGCGCCGCCCAAGCCCAAGCTGCCCACCTACTGA
- a CDS encoding cytochrome-c peroxidase: protein MRLPSGVVTVLAVVLNTGVGFAASPPSQAPSAPPPKLPPGVSATLWRLSVPPGSEPTPEKVALGEKLFREKRLSADNTVACMTCHEPELGFTDGKALSEGIGQQKVTRNSPTVLNALFNATQFWDGRAGTLEDQAKLPILNPREMGMPDAESVVKKVRAMPEYAAEFRKVFGREVNFDDLAAAIAAFERMQFSGDARFDQFITGNAKALTASEKNGWALFNGKARCNSCHAGNAVSPLFSDQKFHNIGVAAHKQDFVTLARKGVQVVRTGDEKQIDELALQTEFSELGRFLVTKQENDVGAFKTPTLRNVGITGPYMHDGSLTTLWDVMDHYNKGGVPNPYLDGGMQRLGLTEPEIDDLVAFLFALTDSKFDKLNKELFAKQRARRNTRPERDTAVAMGKKGHLGDLAPNPDLNVKNPADLGIYGDVTPVAPPTQSKPR, encoded by the coding sequence ATGCGGCTGCCTTCGGGCGTCGTCACGGTGCTCGCCGTGGTGCTGAACACCGGCGTGGGGTTCGCGGCATCCCCGCCTTCGCAGGCCCCCTCCGCCCCTCCTCCGAAGCTGCCTCCCGGGGTCTCCGCGACGCTGTGGCGGCTGTCGGTGCCTCCGGGCTCGGAGCCCACGCCGGAGAAGGTGGCGCTGGGGGAGAAGCTCTTCCGGGAGAAGCGCCTGTCGGCGGACAACACCGTGGCGTGCATGACGTGCCACGAGCCGGAGCTGGGCTTCACGGACGGCAAGGCGCTGTCGGAGGGCATCGGTCAGCAGAAGGTGACGCGCAACAGCCCCACGGTGCTCAACGCCCTCTTCAACGCCACCCAGTTCTGGGACGGCCGCGCCGGCACGCTGGAGGACCAGGCGAAGCTGCCCATCCTCAACCCGCGTGAGATGGGCATGCCGGACGCGGAGTCGGTGGTGAAGAAGGTGCGGGCCATGCCGGAGTACGCCGCGGAGTTCCGGAAGGTCTTCGGCCGCGAGGTGAACTTCGACGACCTGGCGGCGGCCATTGCCGCGTTCGAGCGGATGCAGTTCTCCGGCGACGCGCGCTTCGACCAGTTCATCACCGGCAACGCCAAGGCGCTCACCGCGTCGGAGAAGAACGGCTGGGCGCTCTTCAACGGCAAGGCGCGCTGCAACTCCTGTCACGCGGGCAACGCCGTGTCGCCGCTGTTCAGCGACCAGAAGTTCCACAACATCGGCGTCGCCGCGCACAAGCAGGACTTCGTCACCCTGGCGCGCAAGGGCGTGCAGGTGGTGCGCACCGGGGATGAGAAGCAGATCGACGAGCTGGCGCTCCAGACGGAGTTCTCCGAGCTGGGCCGCTTCCTGGTGACGAAGCAGGAGAACGACGTGGGCGCCTTCAAGACGCCCACCCTGCGCAACGTGGGCATCACCGGCCCGTACATGCACGACGGTTCGCTCACCACGCTGTGGGACGTGATGGACCACTACAACAAGGGCGGCGTGCCCAATCCCTACCTCGACGGGGGGATGCAGCGGCTGGGGCTCACCGAGCCCGAAATCGACGACCTGGTGGCGTTCCTCTTCGCGCTCACGGACTCGAAGTTCGACAAGCTCAACAAGGAGCTGTTCGCGAAGCAGCGTGCCCGCAGGAACACCCGGCCGGAGCGGGACACGGCGGTCGCCATGGGCAAGAAGGGCCACCTGGGAGACCTGGCGCCCAACCCGGATCTCAACGTGAAGAATCCGGCGGACCTGGGCATCTATGGAGACGTCACCCCGGTGGCGCCTCCCACGCAGTCCAAGCCGCGGTAA
- a CDS encoding bifunctional lysylphosphatidylglycerol flippase/synthetase MprF gives MTASLPPPAPSAEDERERVLALLRHHGWNATSFQVLQPGFRYWFSPGGEGCVAYVDTGGAWVAGGGPITAPEQVRTLVEGFHQAARSAGRRVSFFATEARFSQLVPFHELPIGEQPVWDPAKWETVVRGSRSLREQLRRARAHGVRVREVPAEVMETPGHPLRAAVELLAEHWLASRRMATMGFLVGLAPEAFARERRAFVAEVEDRVVGFLSVTPVFARDGWFLQDLLREPSAPNGTAETLVDAAMRAAHANGRRYVTLGLAPLSGPVRPWLRFARTAGRPLFDFEGLRAFKAKFRPDAWVPLFLSHPADEPAPWAVYDALRAFARGSLVKFGLVTLLRRPRLFVRTLTALLVPWTVLLALPVSAPWFPSPWVQAGWVLFDVGLVVGLLLLLRRWRDGLATLLGRLTTVDACLTLVQAVTFNAARARGAWDWCIIIASVLAPATASAMLLRSRDLRVPEP, from the coding sequence ATGACCGCCTCCCTTCCTCCACCGGCCCCGAGCGCGGAGGACGAACGCGAACGGGTGCTGGCGCTCCTGCGCCACCACGGCTGGAACGCGACGTCCTTCCAGGTGCTCCAGCCGGGCTTCCGCTACTGGTTCTCGCCGGGAGGGGAGGGGTGCGTCGCCTACGTGGACACGGGCGGCGCGTGGGTGGCGGGGGGCGGTCCCATCACCGCGCCGGAGCAGGTGCGGACGCTGGTGGAGGGCTTCCATCAGGCGGCCCGGAGCGCGGGCCGGCGCGTGAGCTTCTTCGCCACGGAGGCGCGCTTCTCCCAGCTCGTTCCCTTCCACGAGCTGCCCATCGGCGAGCAGCCGGTGTGGGACCCCGCGAAATGGGAGACGGTGGTGCGCGGCAGCCGCAGCCTGCGCGAACAACTGCGCCGCGCCCGGGCCCACGGTGTGCGCGTGCGCGAGGTCCCCGCGGAGGTGATGGAGACGCCGGGCCACCCGCTGCGCGCGGCGGTGGAGTTGCTGGCCGAGCACTGGCTGGCGTCGCGGCGGATGGCGACCATGGGCTTCCTCGTGGGGCTGGCCCCCGAGGCCTTCGCCCGCGAGCGCAGGGCCTTCGTCGCGGAGGTCGAGGACCGCGTGGTGGGCTTCCTGTCCGTGACGCCCGTGTTCGCGCGCGACGGCTGGTTCCTCCAGGACCTGCTGCGCGAACCCTCCGCGCCCAATGGCACCGCGGAGACGCTGGTGGACGCCGCGATGCGCGCCGCCCACGCGAACGGACGCCGGTACGTGACGCTGGGACTGGCGCCCCTGTCGGGCCCGGTGCGCCCATGGCTGCGCTTCGCGCGCACCGCCGGCCGCCCCCTGTTCGACTTCGAGGGCCTGCGCGCCTTCAAGGCCAAGTTCCGCCCCGACGCCTGGGTGCCCCTGTTCCTCTCCCATCCTGCGGATGAACCCGCGCCCTGGGCCGTCTACGATGCGCTGCGAGCCTTCGCGCGGGGCAGCCTGGTGAAGTTCGGCCTCGTCACGTTGCTGCGCCGGCCCCGCCTCTTCGTGCGCACGCTGACCGCGCTGCTGGTGCCGTGGACGGTGCTGCTCGCGCTGCCGGTGAGCGCCCCGTGGTTCCCCTCGCCCTGGGTGCAGGCCGGCTGGGTGTTGTTCGACGTGGGGCTCGTCGTGGGACTGCTGCTCCTGCTGCGCCGCTGGCGTGACGGGCTGGCCACGCTCCTGGGCCGGCTCACCACCGTGGATGCGTGCCTGACCCTGGTGCAGGCCGTCACCTTCAACGCGGCCCGCGCCCGGGGCGCGTGGGACTGGTGCATCATCATCGCGTCGGTGCTCGCCCCCGCCACCGCGTCCGCGATGCTGCTGCGCTCGCGCGACCTGCGCGTCCCCGAACCGTAG
- a CDS encoding transglycosylase domain-containing protein — translation MLGGLLLAVLAVITHAYVTLPDARPLAKENPKTTALMEQRADEAREAGRKPRRRQQWVPLSAISKPAVEAVLLSEDASFYLHDGVDTVELARAVGQAVEEGKLGRGASTLTQQLAKNLWLSTDRSLLRKAKELMLAHRLEEALTKQRILMLYLNVVEWGNGVYGIEAGAREHFGVSASQLTVAQGAVLASMLPSPRKRSPSSGSRALLKQSHRVVHALKVYRRISAEQEEAAHAEVDRLLGRASKDASDEAEEDGP, via the coding sequence GTGTTGGGAGGGTTGCTGCTCGCGGTGCTGGCCGTCATCACGCACGCGTACGTCACGCTGCCGGACGCGCGGCCCCTGGCGAAGGAGAACCCGAAGACGACGGCGCTGATGGAGCAGCGGGCGGACGAGGCGCGCGAGGCCGGACGCAAGCCGCGCCGTCGTCAGCAGTGGGTGCCCCTGTCCGCCATCTCCAAGCCGGCGGTGGAGGCGGTGCTCCTCTCCGAGGACGCGAGCTTCTACCTGCACGACGGCGTGGACACGGTGGAGCTGGCGCGCGCGGTGGGGCAGGCGGTGGAGGAGGGCAAGCTGGGCCGGGGCGCGTCCACGCTCACGCAACAACTGGCGAAGAACCTCTGGCTGTCCACGGATCGCAGCCTGTTGCGCAAGGCGAAGGAGCTGATGCTGGCGCACCGGCTGGAGGAGGCGCTCACCAAGCAGCGCATCCTCATGCTGTACCTCAACGTCGTGGAGTGGGGGAACGGCGTGTATGGCATTGAAGCGGGCGCGCGCGAGCACTTCGGCGTGTCCGCCTCCCAGCTCACGGTGGCCCAGGGCGCGGTGCTCGCGTCGATGCTGCCCTCGCCGCGCAAGCGCTCACCGTCGAGCGGCTCGCGCGCCCTGCTGAAGCAGTCGCACCGCGTGGTGCATGCGCTCAAGGTCTACCGCCGCATCAGCGCGGAGCAGGAGGAGGCCGCGCACGCGGAGGTGGACCGGCTGCTCGGCCGCGCGTCCAAGGACGCCAGTGACGAGGCGGAGGAGGACGGTCCCTGA